The Deinobacterium chartae DNA segment TGCAGCACGCCCCAGCTGCCCAGCCCGAACAGTCCCAGCGTGAGCGCGGCGGCCGCGCTGCGCGCGGTCCCCTCGAGGGGCAGCGTCGCCCAAGCGCTCACGCCCAACAGCCCGGCCAGTCCGGCAACCGTCAGCAACGCTGCGCGGCCGGGCCGCCAGCGCAGGGCGGGAAGGTTTACCGTGCGGCTCGCCACGGTGTCACCCACCTCTCGAGCAGGCCGATTAAGCCGACCAACGCCGTTCCCAGCAGGGCCCCGTAGATCATGATGACCCACAGCGCCACCGTGTCCGACGCACGCGAGTTCTCGGCGAGCATCTTGCCCAGACCGCTGAAGCTGATGGTGCTGATCTCCGCCACGATGCTGCCGACCAGCGCGGCGGTGGACGCCACCTTGAGCGCGGTGAACAGGTAGGGCAGCGAGGCCGGAAGGCGCAGCAGCGCGAACTCCTGGGTCCGGGTGGCCCGGTAGGTCCGCAGCAGGTCGAGCTGCAGCGGGTCGGGGCTGCGCAAGCCCTTGGACATCCCCACCGTGATCGGAAAAAAGGCGATGTACGCGGCGATCAGGGCCTTGGGCAACCAGCCTTGCACGCCGTACTGCCCGAGCAGCACCGCCAGCATGGGTGCGATCGCCACGATCGGTACGGTCTGCGAGGCCACCAGCCACGGCAGCGTGGCGCGCTCGAAGGAGCGGCTGAGCACCAGCAGGACCGCCATCAGCAGGCCTACCGCGCTGGCCAGCAGCAGGCCCACCGCGGTCTCGAGCAGGGTCACGGCCGCGTTGTACGGAGCCGAGGCGGGCCCGGTAGGGGGCAGGCTCAAGTTGCCAAAGCCCTGCGCCAGCTGACCCGGTGCGGGCAGCACCGGATTGCGCAGCGAAAAAGCGCAGCTGACCGGCGTGGCGCAGCCCAGCTCCGCGCCGTTGGCGAGCGCGCGGGCAGCAGGGCCCGAGTTGGCCCAGATCATCAGCGGCCAGTACAGCACGAACGCCACGGCGGCCACCAGCAGCATCGGAATCACGGTGCGGCGCAGCGCGCTCATGGCGAGCCTCCGGTTCGGCAGGGCAGCGGCATCAGGCATGCCCCCTGCGCAGCAGCTCACGGATGCGGGTAGCGATCTCAAAGAACCTGGGGCTGTCGCGGGTGCCCGCGTCCCGCGGCTGCGGCAGATCCACGTCCACGATGCCCTCGATCTTGCCGGGCCGCGCGGTCATCACCACCACCCGCGTGCTCAAAAACACCGCCTCGGAGATGCTGTGCGTCACAAAAACAACGGTCTTGCCGGTCTCGCGCCACACCCGCAGCAACTCGAGGTTGAGGTGCTCGCGGGTGATCTCGTCGAGCGCCCCGAACGGCTCGTCCATGAACAGCAGCGCCGGATCGAAAGCCAGCGCGCGAGCGATCGACACCCGCTGCTGCATACCGCCGGAGAGCTGCCAGGGGTAATGGCGCTCGAAGCGCTCGAGGCCCACCAGCCGCAGCATGGCCCGCGCCCGCTCGGCGCGCCCCTCCCTGGGAAAGTTCATCACCTCGAGGGGCAGGGTCACGTTGGCCAGCACGCTGCGCCACTCCATCAGCGCCGGGGCCTGGAACACGAAGCCGTAGGCGCGCTCGCTGCGGGCCTGCCCGGGGGTTTTGCCGTTGATGCGGATCTCGCCGCAGGTGGGCTGCACCAGGTCGGCCAGCAGCCGCAGCAGCGTGGTCTTGCCGCAGCCGCTGGGGCCGATCAGGCTGATGAACTCGCCGGGCGCAATGCTGAGGTTCGCGCCCTGAAGAGCCACGGTTTCGCCGCCGGGCACCGGGAAGACCATGCCAAGGTTGTGCACCTGCACGATGCTGCCCGCCGCAGGGGCGAGCGCGGTCATGCCGGCGCCTCCTCGAGGACGGCCGTTTGCGCCTGCGCAGTGGGGCGGCGCAGGAACTGCCCGTAGCCGTACTCGCCCACGAACTGACCGCCGCGCACCATCACCCGGCCGCGCACGGTCACCACCTCGGGGCGACCGTCGATCTCCATGCCCTCGAAACCGTTGTAGTCGTTGTTCACGTGCTGGGTGGCCGCCGAGATCACCCCGCGGTAGTGCGGGTCGTACACCACCAGATCGGCGTCGCTGCCCACCGCGACCGTACCCTTGCGCGGAAACAGCCCGAACAGCCGGGCCGCACGCGTGCTGGCCGCGTCCACGAAACGGTGCAGATCGAGGCTGCCCCGGCTCACGCCGTAGGTGTAAAGCAGGTTCACCCGGTCCTCGAGGGCCGGGATGCCGTTGGGAATCCGGGTGAAATCCCCGCGTCCCAGCTCTTTCTGCTCGAGGTCAAAGGGGCAGTGGTCGGTGCCCACCGTATCGATCAGACCCATTTGCAGCGCGTCCCACAGCGGTTTGTGGTTGCGGGCGTCGCGCAGCGG contains these protein-coding regions:
- a CDS encoding ABC transporter ATP-binding protein, whose protein sequence is MTALAPAAGSIVQVHNLGMVFPVPGGETVALQGANLSIAPGEFISLIGPSGCGKTTLLRLLADLVQPTCGEIRINGKTPGQARSERAYGFVFQAPALMEWRSVLANVTLPLEVMNFPREGRAERARAMLRLVGLERFERHYPWQLSGGMQQRVSIARALAFDPALLFMDEPFGALDEITREHLNLELLRVWRETGKTVVFVTHSISEAVFLSTRVVVMTARPGKIEGIVDVDLPQPRDAGTRDSPRFFEIATRIRELLRRGHA
- a CDS encoding ABC transporter permease, whose protein sequence is MPDAAALPNRRLAMSALRRTVIPMLLVAAVAFVLYWPLMIWANSGPAARALANGAELGCATPVSCAFSLRNPVLPAPGQLAQGFGNLSLPPTGPASAPYNAAVTLLETAVGLLLASAVGLLMAVLLVLSRSFERATLPWLVASQTVPIVAIAPMLAVLLGQYGVQGWLPKALIAAYIAFFPITVGMSKGLRSPDPLQLDLLRTYRATRTQEFALLRLPASLPYLFTALKVASTAALVGSIVAEISTISFSGLGKMLAENSRASDTVALWVIMIYGALLGTALVGLIGLLERWVTPWRAAR